From a single Miscanthus floridulus cultivar M001 chromosome 8, ASM1932011v1, whole genome shotgun sequence genomic region:
- the LOC136473571 gene encoding gamma-glutamylcyclotransferase 2-2-like, with amino-acid sequence MQYLERRECEYDQKISIDFYKEGDPLKPAVTGVLVFVSTPDPIGNKYYLGPAPLQDMSRQIATANGPTGYNRDYLFSMEKALASISHEDDSIIELADEVRKVLNRTKETKITGANASLKSHVPLVHLSALPEGTVVDSR; translated from the exons ATGCAG TACTTGGAGAGAAGGGAGTGTGAGTATGACCAGAAGATATCCATTGATTTCTACAAG GAAGGAGATCCCCTGAAACCAGCTGTGACGGGCGTCTTAGT TTTTGTGTCCACTCCAGATCCAATTGGCAACAAGTACTACCTTGGCCCTGCTCCTTTGCAGGATATGTCAAG GCAAATTGCTACAGCCAATGGCCCTACTGGCTATAATAGGGATTACCTGTTCTCAATGGAGAAGGCATTAGCCAGCATAA GCCACGAAGATGATTCAATCATAGAGCTTGCAGACGAGGTGAGGAAGGTGCTCAACAGAACAAAGGAGACCAAAATCACTGGTGCCAATGCTTCCCTGAAATCTCATGTGCCTCTTGTGCACCTATCTGCGCTTCCAGAAGGCACCGTTGTGGACTCGAGATAG